One window of the Actinomyces procaprae genome contains the following:
- a CDS encoding DUF6571 family protein: MAGASGPTVSSAAADMASSGGRAAQALSEAARGSGTGGAGVSELVQAAGPHAGDPVWANEFITALGADNLAGLPLAGAVPDGQELAHLLGRILAAASTTWDEQTCETMAAAVAGSVADKGEWGRITALNAILTAPAADTEADTTGTEAVGAGGEEADRAADADGGFAHGFLTALADELAGIDPDTISRYRGYANTSYPDLTHFGKQALGGYLTGYSFDPLTGVLDAIAAHPQTALEYLTGTPASAGRPRFEQLSQRQWDQQGLAAYTTAIAAATTLRPSTTAGTRQQADQLAGQAITYLAASTTEDQYTPATERAIATLLANSPAEVTCALNQDNSYKSWHTPTCDYGNNWFERQPSIYEPVDPTPITALAWRITDTPGTASTIANALAEYARTQAQTNLNTTTSPKPGTVNDDYDPRVDAINIPYQRAVYAISYLAGLTENKTGTNTYNHALITGHSTDDNQLSAMAIQDAANAGLLDPEDYTITGYNDHNGNRAKTFTWIVTKPDGTHTIDLTQADDPTMAADDVSTWVEMVEAATGDYVFEDITDDFGNGYMHGHRSGSKYGG, from the coding sequence GTGGCGGGGGCCTCAGGGCCAACGGTTTCTTCTGCCGCAGCTGATATGGCCTCTTCTGGTGGGCGGGCGGCGCAGGCACTGTCTGAGGCGGCCCGCGGCAGCGGTACCGGCGGCGCCGGGGTGAGCGAGCTGGTTCAGGCCGCTGGCCCGCATGCCGGTGATCCGGTGTGGGCAAATGAGTTCATCACTGCCCTGGGGGCGGACAACCTCGCCGGCCTGCCCCTGGCGGGCGCCGTACCCGACGGCCAGGAGCTCGCCCACCTGCTCGGCCGGATCCTCGCGGCGGCATCCACCACCTGGGACGAGCAGACCTGCGAGACCATGGCCGCGGCCGTCGCCGGATCCGTGGCGGACAAGGGCGAGTGGGGCCGCATCACCGCCCTCAACGCGATCTTGACGGCCCCCGCCGCGGATACAGAAGCCGACACCACTGGCACTGAAGCAGTCGGCGCTGGCGGCGAGGAGGCCGACCGTGCAGCAGATGCTGATGGCGGGTTTGCCCACGGGTTCCTGACCGCCCTGGCCGACGAGCTGGCGGGCATAGACCCCGACACGATCAGCCGCTACCGGGGGTACGCCAACACCAGCTACCCCGACCTGACACACTTCGGCAAGCAAGCCCTGGGCGGCTACCTGACCGGCTACTCCTTCGACCCCCTCACCGGGGTACTGGACGCCATCGCCGCCCACCCCCAAACCGCCCTGGAATACCTCACCGGCACCCCCGCCAGCGCCGGACGGCCGCGCTTCGAGCAACTGTCCCAACGCCAGTGGGACCAGCAGGGCCTAGCCGCCTACACCACCGCCATCGCCGCCGCCACAACCCTGCGCCCCAGCACCACCGCCGGCACCCGCCAACAGGCCGACCAGCTCGCCGGCCAAGCCATAACGTATCTTGCCGCCAGCACCACCGAGGACCAGTACACCCCTGCCACCGAGAGAGCCATCGCCACCCTACTGGCCAATAGCCCCGCCGAGGTCACCTGCGCCTTAAACCAGGACAATTCCTACAAGTCCTGGCACACCCCCACCTGCGACTACGGAAACAACTGGTTCGAACGCCAGCCCTCCATCTACGAACCCGTCGACCCCACCCCCATCACCGCCCTGGCCTGGCGCATCACCGACACCCCCGGAACCGCCAGCACCATCGCCAACGCCCTGGCCGAGTACGCTCGCACCCAGGCACAAACCAACCTCAACACCACCACCAGTCCCAAACCCGGCACCGTCAATGATGACTATGACCCTAGAGTCGACGCCATCAACATCCCCTACCAACGAGCCGTCTACGCCATCAGCTACCTCGCCGGCCTCACCGAGAACAAGACCGGCACCAACACCTACAATCACGCCCTCATCACCGGCCACAGCACAGACGACAACCAACTATCCGCCATGGCCATCCAGGATGCTGCTAATGCGGGGCTGCTGGACCCCGAGGACTACACCATCACCGGCTACAACGACCACAACGGCAACAGAGCGAAGACCTTCACCTGGATCGTCACCAAGCCTGACGGCACCCACACCATCGACCTGACCCAAGCCGACGACCCCACCATGGCCGCGGACGATGTGTCAACGTGGGTGGAAATGGTGGAAGCAGCCACCGGCGACTACGTATTCGAAGACATCACCGACGACTTCGGCAACGGCTACATGCATGGTCACCGATCCGGGAGTAAGTACGGCGGCTGA
- a CDS encoding NAD(P)-dependent alcohol dehydrogenase, which translates to MSRDPEATALPPTMRASVLREAGVVVLEERPVPAPDPDQVLVRIESVGVCGSDVHYYQHGRIGDFVVREPMILGHESAGTIVAVGADVDSGRVGQRVSIEPQRCCRVCKYCKRGEYNLCPHIEFYATPPIDGSFAEYALIQDDFAYAIPDDMSFDAAALLEPLSVGIAAVRKARIGVGDSVLIAGAGPIGAIVAQVARAYGAGTVVVTDPVEQRRRMVLELGATEVHAPGEAALDGRAFTAFFDATGVTAAVVDGIKRVEPGGSAIIIGMGDDDMLLPVAHITSREVNVTGIFRYNNTWPTAIELVSSGRVDLDSLATDHYGLADAETPLRDRPAPTTLKSMVHPQR; encoded by the coding sequence ATGTCCCGGGACCCTGAAGCAACCGCCCTGCCACCAACCATGCGCGCATCCGTCCTGAGGGAGGCCGGCGTCGTCGTCCTGGAGGAGCGCCCCGTCCCCGCCCCGGATCCAGACCAGGTGCTGGTCCGCATCGAGTCCGTGGGTGTATGCGGCTCGGACGTTCACTACTACCAACACGGACGCATCGGAGACTTCGTCGTCCGTGAGCCCATGATCCTCGGTCACGAGTCCGCCGGCACTATCGTCGCCGTGGGCGCCGACGTCGATTCCGGCCGGGTGGGGCAGCGGGTGTCCATCGAGCCGCAGCGCTGCTGCCGGGTATGCAAGTACTGCAAGCGTGGGGAGTACAACCTTTGTCCCCATATCGAGTTCTATGCGACTCCGCCGATCGACGGCAGTTTCGCCGAGTACGCCCTCATCCAGGACGACTTCGCCTACGCCATCCCGGATGACATGTCCTTCGACGCCGCCGCGCTGCTCGAACCGCTTAGCGTCGGCATCGCCGCGGTGCGCAAGGCCCGCATCGGCGTGGGCGACAGTGTCCTCATTGCGGGCGCCGGGCCCATTGGGGCCATCGTCGCCCAGGTTGCCCGCGCCTACGGAGCCGGCACCGTCGTCGTCACCGACCCAGTGGAACAGCGTCGCCGCATGGTCCTGGAGTTGGGGGCCACCGAGGTCCACGCGCCCGGGGAAGCCGCACTCGACGGACGCGCCTTTACTGCCTTCTTCGACGCCACCGGCGTGACCGCCGCCGTCGTCGATGGCATAAAGCGAGTCGAACCTGGCGGCTCTGCGATCATCATCGGCATGGGGGACGACGACATGCTCCTGCCGGTGGCACACATAACCAGTCGCGAGGTCAACGTCACCGGCATCTTCCGCTACAACAACACCTGGCCCACCGCGATCGAGCTGGTCTCCTCCGGAAGGGTCGACCTCGACTCCCTGGCCACCGACCACTACGGCCTCGCCGACGCCGAGACCCCGCTACGGGACCGGCCCGCCCCCACCACCCTCAAGAGCATGGTCCATCCGCAGCGCTGA
- a CDS encoding right-handed parallel beta-helix repeat-containing protein yields the protein MSTVFHVSPSGSDAAPGDAAAPFRTINRAARAAMPGDTVLIHEGTYREWVRPPRTGLDGDRRITFAAAPGEHPVLKGSEVVTGWEREGDGVWRAVLPGALFGDFNPFAEPIEGDWIVYASRQAPRKHLGEVYLNGRSLFEVTSRAEVDAPPRRTQDVDRWTCTPEPVPDPDWTQRVWYAEVGEETTTVWANFGQADPNESLVEVNVRRSVFYPEVHHINYITVRGLELAQAATPWAPPTADQPGLIGPNWAKGWVIEDCDIHDAKCSAVSLGKENSSGANWAAERLDKPGYQYQLEAVFAARRVGWSKELIGSHVVRRNHIHDCGQTGIVGHLGCVFSVIEDNHIHHIATKREFYGYEIAGIKLHAAIDTVLRHNLIEDCTLGTWLDWQAQGTRVTRNVYRRNTRDLFIEVSHGPYLVDHNVFASPVSLEGHSQGGAYVNNLLLGVVANQPIIERPTPYHLPHSTAVSGYAAIRGGDDRYIANLFLSTVGEAAFVDPPAHRRISDGTALFDAHPHGVQAYLAQVNDPSRGDHERFEGVELPVHVRDNAYGNGAPAYAQEARPVHLGRVRALVEDATDNGVELVIELPESFAAAASTTVAGRNLGRAWYPDAAWENPDGTEAFADVDLTGELKEHDAAYPAGPLAGLRPGANRVRVW from the coding sequence ATGTCCACTGTTTTCCACGTATCCCCGTCCGGCTCCGATGCCGCGCCCGGCGACGCCGCCGCCCCCTTCCGCACCATCAACCGCGCCGCCCGGGCCGCCATGCCCGGCGACACCGTCCTCATCCACGAAGGCACCTACCGCGAGTGGGTGCGGCCCCCGCGCACGGGACTCGACGGCGACCGGCGCATCACCTTCGCCGCCGCCCCCGGAGAGCACCCGGTGCTCAAGGGCTCGGAGGTCGTGACCGGCTGGGAGCGCGAGGGTGACGGCGTTTGGCGGGCCGTGCTGCCGGGCGCCCTGTTCGGCGACTTCAACCCGTTCGCCGAGCCGATCGAGGGCGACTGGATCGTCTACGCCTCCCGGCAGGCACCGCGCAAGCACCTGGGTGAGGTCTACCTGAACGGGCGCAGCCTGTTCGAGGTGACCAGCCGGGCGGAGGTGGACGCTCCGCCGCGCCGCACCCAGGACGTGGACCGGTGGACCTGCACCCCCGAGCCCGTACCCGACCCGGACTGGACCCAGCGCGTCTGGTACGCCGAGGTGGGGGAGGAGACCACCACCGTGTGGGCGAACTTCGGGCAGGCGGACCCGAATGAGTCGCTGGTGGAGGTCAATGTGCGGCGCAGCGTGTTCTACCCGGAGGTGCACCACATCAACTACATCACGGTGCGCGGCCTGGAGCTCGCCCAGGCGGCCACCCCCTGGGCGCCGCCGACGGCGGATCAGCCGGGACTGATCGGCCCCAACTGGGCCAAGGGCTGGGTGATCGAGGACTGCGACATCCACGATGCCAAGTGCTCCGCCGTCTCCCTGGGCAAGGAGAACTCCTCCGGGGCGAACTGGGCGGCCGAGCGCCTGGACAAGCCCGGCTACCAGTACCAGCTGGAGGCGGTGTTCGCCGCCCGCCGGGTGGGCTGGTCCAAGGAGCTGATCGGCTCGCACGTGGTGCGCCGCAACCACATTCACGACTGCGGGCAGACCGGCATCGTCGGGCACCTGGGCTGCGTGTTCTCCGTGATCGAGGACAACCACATCCACCACATCGCCACCAAGCGCGAGTTCTACGGCTACGAGATCGCCGGCATCAAGCTGCACGCCGCCATCGACACGGTGCTGCGCCACAACCTGATCGAGGACTGCACCCTGGGCACCTGGCTGGACTGGCAGGCGCAGGGCACGCGCGTAACGCGCAACGTCTACCGGCGCAACACCCGCGACCTGTTCATCGAGGTCAGCCACGGGCCCTACCTGGTGGACCACAACGTGTTCGCCTCACCGGTCTCGCTGGAGGGGCACTCCCAGGGCGGTGCCTATGTCAACAACCTGCTGCTCGGCGTGGTCGCCAACCAGCCCATCATTGAGCGGCCCACGCCCTACCACCTGCCGCACTCGACGGCGGTCTCCGGCTATGCGGCGATCCGCGGCGGGGACGACCGCTACATCGCCAACCTGTTCCTGTCCACCGTGGGGGAGGCCGCCTTCGTCGATCCGCCCGCGCACCGGCGGATCAGTGATGGCACCGCCCTGTTCGACGCCCATCCGCATGGCGTACAGGCCTACCTGGCGCAGGTCAACGACCCCTCCAGGGGGGACCACGAGCGCTTCGAGGGCGTGGAGCTGCCCGTGCACGTGCGCGACAACGCCTACGGCAACGGCGCCCCCGCCTATGCGCAGGAGGCGCGGCCGGTCCACCTGGGGCGGGTGCGCGCCCTGGTTGAGGATGCCACCGACAACGGCGTCGAACTGGTTATCGAGCTACCGGAGTCTTTTGCCGCGGCCGCCTCGACGACGGTCGCCGGGCGGAACCTGGGGCGCGCCTGGTACCCCGACGCCGCCTGGGAGAACCCCGACGGCACCGAGGCGTTCGCCGACGTCGACCTGACAGGCGAGCTCAAGGAGCACGACGCCGCCTACCCGGCCGGGCCGCTGGCCGGCCTGAGGCCGGGGGCGAATCGCGTGCGGGTCTGGTGA